In a single window of the Equus quagga isolate Etosha38 chromosome 7, UCLA_HA_Equagga_1.0, whole genome shotgun sequence genome:
- the PTX4 gene encoding pentraxin-4 has product MGRLGREMLSFFFILVPVYLHGALLQEAGPARHRKPFFEKLRRLEEQFRRFQDVTLTHLQRIASNYNLSYNIDARFQSLARESQAVALAVNQSQATVQGDLGHLKTWMRKTQRRSRKVDSRLLALGAALSEGSKQRSRERKEQEAQRAALSSLALDVQALRDMLARLMPLVQSQGARLAALEGQLQVTDLGTTAPGPTPARLPAQPGPPSPSSPKPQWGRQALRASPEPRDPPQDFAGHLPGMREPPGPGSQRAWPPERPGEICNVGPVLIFPNASTENVVLLSPGFLSGLRALSVCSWVRTASSHLGTLLSYATEENDNKLVLHGRDSLVPGSIHFVIGDPAFRELPLQPLLDGQWHHVCVIWTSILGKYWLHVDRRLVATGSHFREGYEIPPGGSLVLGQEQDSVGGRFDSSEAFVGSMAGLAIWDRVLVPGEVSDLATGKELPTGTILTLANATLLDGFVQRANCTCLELCP; this is encoded by the exons ATGGGCCGCCTGGGGAGGGAGATgctgtctttcttctttattttggtgCCCGTATATCTGCATGGGGCTCTGTTGCAGGAAGCCGGCCCTGCAAGACACAGAAAACCGTTTTTTGAGAAGCTCCGTCGACTGGAGGAGCAG TTTCGGAGGTTCCAAGACGTGACCTTAACACACCTGCAGCGTATCGCCAGCAACTACAACCTGTCGTACAACATCGATGCCCGGTTCCAGAGCCTGGCCCGGGAGAGCCAGGCCGTGGCTCTGGCTGTCAACCAGTCACAGGCCACCGTGCAGGGTGACCTGGGCCACCTCAAGACCTGGATGCGGAAGACGCAGCGCAGAAGCCGGAAGGTGGACTCCAGGCTGCTGGCCTTGGGCGCAGCCCTGAGCGAGGGTAGCAAGCAGCGCAGCcgggagaggaaggagcaggaggcaCAGAGGGCTGCCCTCTCAAGCCTGGCCCTGGACGTGCAAGCCCTGCGGGACATGCTGGCTCGCCTGATGCCCCTCGTCCAGAGCCAGGGCGCCAGGCTGGCCGCTCTCGAGGGGCAGCTGCAGGTGACTGATCTTGGCACCACTGCTCCAGGGCCGACCCCAGCCCGGCTGCCGGCTCAGCCTGGGCCACCAAGCCCAagctccccaaagccacagtggGGCAGGCAGGCGCTCCGAGCTTCACCTGAGCCCAGGGATCCACCTCAGGACTTCGCTGGCCATCTCCCAGGGATGCGAGAGCCGCCAGGCCCAGGCAGCCAGCGGGCATGGCCCCCTGAGAGACCGGGAGAGA TTTGCAACGTGGGCCCTGTGCTCATCTTCCCAAACGCCTCCACAGAGAACGTGGTCCTCCTCAGCCCCGGCTTCCTCTCAGGCCTGCGGGCCCTGTCTGTCTGCAGCTGGGTCCGCACAGCCTCCAGCCACCTGGGCACCCTCCTCTCGTACGCCACCGAAGAAAATGACAACAAGCTGGTGCTGCATGGCCGGGACTCCCTGGTCCCCGGCTCCATTCACTTCGTGATCGGAGACCCGGCCTTCAGGGAGCTGCCCCTGCAGCCATTGCTGGATGGCCAGTGGCACCACGTATGTGTCATCTGGACGTCCATTCTGGGCAAGTACTGGCTCCACGTGGACCGCAGGCTAGTGGCCACTGGCTCCCACTTCAGAGAGGGCTACGAGATCCCTCCGGGAGGGTCCCTCGTGCTGGGCCAGGAGCAAGACAGCGTCGGGGGCAGGTTTGACAGCTCTGAGGCCTTTGTGGGGAGCATGGCAGGCCTGGCCATATGGGACCGGGTGCTGGTCCCTGGGGAAGTCTCAGACCTTGCCACTGGGAAGGAGCTCCCGACAGGCACCATCCTGACGCTGGCCAATGCCACGTTGCTAGATGGATTTGTGCAGAGGGCAAACTGCACCTGCCTAGAGCTCTGTCCATGA